In one window of Azoarcus olearius DNA:
- a CDS encoding Tex family protein codes for MLPPIEHRIADEIGVSPRQVMAAVQLLDDGATVPFVARYRKEATGGLDDTQLRTLEERLGYLRELEDRRATVIASIDEQGKLTPALRAEVENADTKQRLEDLYLPYKPKRRTKAQIAREAGLGPLAESLLADPTLDPEAEAAKYFNVEAGFADTKATLDGARQILIEQFAEDAALLGELRDYLQEHGEVRSSVIEGKENEGAKFRDWFDFREPIATLPSHRALALLRGRNEGVLRLALDIDRPDADAPHPCEGRIAARFGIRNQGRAADRWLADTVRWAWSVKISLHLELELMGQLRERAEEEAIRVFARNLKDLLLAAPAGTRATMGLDPGIRTGVKVAVVDATGKLVDTATVYPFEPRRDREGTLATLAVLAKKHNVELIAIGNGTASRETDALAAELLKRHPEFKLTKVVVSEAGASVYSASELAAREFPDVDVSLRGAVSIARRLQDPLAELVKIDPKSIGVGQYQHDVNQGKLAKSLDAVVEDCVNAVGVDVNTASAPLLARISGLNATLAANIVEHRNANGPFASRDALKNVPRLGPKTFEQAAGFLRIPAGDNPLDASSVHPEAYPVVERILARVQKSVRELMGNSSFLKALKPAEFTDERFGLPTVQDILSELEKPGRDPRPEFRTASFREGIETLKDLEPGMMLEGVVTNVTNFGAFVDIGVHQDGLVHISALAERFVKDPHSVVKAGQVVKVKVLEVDIPRNRIALTMRMGDEAAPKRADDQGGRRPAAGGRPGGQRPAAQRQPERAPSNNALAAAFARARTK; via the coding sequence ATGCTGCCCCCGATCGAACACCGCATTGCCGATGAAATCGGCGTCTCCCCCCGCCAGGTGATGGCGGCCGTGCAACTGCTCGACGACGGCGCCACGGTGCCCTTCGTCGCGCGCTACCGCAAGGAAGCGACCGGCGGGCTGGACGACACCCAACTGCGCACGCTGGAAGAGCGGCTTGGCTACCTGCGCGAACTCGAAGACCGCCGCGCCACCGTGATCGCCTCGATCGACGAGCAAGGCAAGCTCACCCCCGCGCTGCGCGCCGAGGTCGAGAACGCCGACACCAAGCAGCGCCTCGAAGACCTCTACCTGCCCTACAAACCCAAGCGGCGCACCAAGGCCCAGATCGCCCGCGAAGCCGGCCTCGGCCCGCTCGCCGAAAGTCTGCTGGCCGATCCGACGCTGGACCCGGAAGCCGAGGCGGCGAAGTACTTCAACGTCGAAGCCGGCTTCGCCGACACCAAGGCCACGCTGGACGGCGCCCGCCAGATCCTGATCGAACAGTTCGCCGAAGACGCCGCGCTGCTCGGGGAATTGCGCGACTACCTGCAGGAACACGGCGAGGTGCGTTCCTCGGTGATCGAAGGCAAGGAGAACGAGGGTGCCAAGTTCCGCGACTGGTTCGACTTCCGCGAGCCGATCGCCACCCTGCCCTCGCACCGCGCGCTGGCGCTGCTGCGCGGCCGCAACGAAGGCGTGCTGCGGCTCGCGCTCGATATCGATCGCCCCGACGCGGACGCACCCCACCCCTGCGAAGGCCGCATCGCCGCGCGCTTCGGCATCCGCAACCAGGGCCGCGCCGCCGACCGCTGGCTGGCCGACACCGTGCGCTGGGCGTGGAGCGTGAAGATCTCGCTGCACCTCGAACTGGAGTTGATGGGCCAGTTGCGCGAGCGTGCCGAAGAGGAAGCGATCCGCGTCTTCGCGCGCAACCTCAAGGACCTGCTGCTCGCCGCGCCCGCCGGCACCCGCGCCACCATGGGCCTGGACCCCGGCATCCGCACCGGCGTGAAGGTCGCGGTGGTCGACGCCACCGGCAAGCTGGTCGATACCGCCACCGTCTACCCCTTCGAGCCGCGCCGCGACCGCGAAGGCACGCTGGCCACGCTGGCGGTGCTGGCGAAGAAACACAACGTGGAGCTGATCGCGATCGGCAACGGCACCGCCTCGCGCGAAACCGATGCGCTCGCCGCGGAGCTGCTCAAGCGCCATCCGGAGTTCAAGCTGACCAAGGTGGTGGTGTCCGAAGCCGGCGCCTCGGTGTATTCCGCTTCCGAACTCGCGGCGCGCGAATTCCCGGATGTGGACGTGTCGTTGCGCGGCGCGGTGTCGATCGCCCGCCGCCTGCAGGACCCGCTCGCGGAACTGGTGAAGATCGACCCGAAGTCGATCGGCGTCGGCCAGTACCAGCACGACGTGAACCAGGGCAAGCTCGCCAAGAGTCTGGACGCGGTGGTGGAAGACTGCGTGAACGCGGTCGGCGTGGATGTGAACACCGCCTCTGCGCCGCTGCTGGCGCGCATCTCCGGGCTCAATGCCACGCTCGCCGCCAACATCGTCGAGCACCGCAACGCCAATGGGCCGTTTGCCAGCCGCGACGCGCTGAAGAACGTGCCCCGCCTCGGCCCCAAGACCTTCGAGCAGGCCGCCGGCTTCCTTCGCATTCCCGCCGGCGACAACCCGCTCGACGCGTCTTCGGTCCACCCCGAAGCCTATCCGGTGGTCGAACGCATCCTCGCCCGGGTGCAGAAGAGCGTGCGCGAACTGATGGGCAACAGCAGCTTCCTCAAGGCCCTGAAGCCGGCGGAATTCACCGACGAACGCTTCGGCCTGCCGACGGTGCAGGACATCCTCTCCGAACTCGAAAAGCCCGGCCGTGACCCGCGCCCCGAATTCCGCACCGCCAGCTTCCGCGAAGGCATCGAAACGCTGAAGGACCTGGAGCCCGGCATGATGCTGGAAGGCGTGGTCACCAACGTCACCAACTTCGGCGCTTTCGTCGACATCGGCGTGCATCAGGACGGTCTGGTGCACATCTCGGCGTTGGCCGAACGCTTCGTCAAGGATCCGCACAGCGTGGTCAAGGCGGGCCAGGTGGTGAAGGTCAAGGTGCTGGAAGTGGACATCCCGCGCAACCGCATCGCGCTGACCATGCGCATGGGCGACGAGGCCGCCCCCAAGCGCGCCGACGATCAAGGCGGACGCCGTCCGGCCGCGGGCGGCCGTCCTGGCGGCCAGCGCCCCGCTGCGCAACGCCAGCCCGAGCGTGCCCCATCCAACAATGCGCTCGCCGCCGCATTCGCCCGCGCGCGCACCAAGTAA
- a CDS encoding Hsp33 family molecular chaperone HslO: protein MSTHPLPSSYIQRFMLENLDIRGAVVRLDDVWQSLQAGRDYAPAVAKLLGEMAAVSTVIAGNLKQPGRLTFQVQGHGPVSLLVIDCTETLNLRGYAKAEGALSGEGLEALVGDGRLQLTLDIAGLDQPYQSLVPLEGDSIAATFSHYLEQSEQQPAGLWLACSSTAAAALFVQKLPGADAKDIDGWARVQTLAETVRAEELLGLDPAALLGRLFAEEDVRLFTPRAVTHHWPPSPEKVADMLRGLGEDEVRAVLAEHGEVVVHDDLSNHTYRFGPDDVDALFKPPTLH from the coding sequence ATGAGCACGCATCCGTTGCCGTCCAGCTACATCCAGCGCTTCATGCTGGAAAACCTCGACATCCGCGGCGCCGTGGTCCGCCTGGATGATGTCTGGCAGTCGCTGCAGGCGGGGCGCGACTACGCGCCCGCGGTGGCAAAGCTGCTGGGCGAGATGGCGGCAGTGTCCACCGTCATCGCCGGCAACCTGAAGCAGCCCGGCCGGCTGACCTTCCAGGTGCAAGGACACGGACCGGTGAGCCTGTTGGTGATCGACTGCACCGAAACGCTGAACCTGCGCGGCTACGCCAAGGCCGAAGGCGCGCTTTCGGGCGAAGGCCTGGAAGCGCTGGTGGGCGACGGCCGCCTGCAGCTGACGCTCGACATCGCCGGCCTGGACCAGCCATACCAGAGCCTGGTGCCGCTGGAGGGCGACAGCATCGCCGCCACCTTCAGCCACTACCTCGAGCAGTCGGAACAGCAGCCGGCCGGCCTGTGGCTGGCGTGTTCGTCCACCGCGGCGGCCGCGCTGTTCGTGCAGAAGCTGCCGGGCGCGGACGCTAAGGACATCGACGGCTGGGCGCGGGTGCAGACCCTGGCCGAAACCGTACGTGCCGAAGAACTCCTCGGCCTCGATCCCGCCGCCTTGCTCGGCCGCCTGTTCGCCGAGGAAGACGTGCGGCTGTTTACCCCGCGTGCGGTCACCCATCACTGGCCGCCGTCGCCGGAAAAGGTGGCCGACATGCTGCGCGGCCTGGGCGAGGACGAAGTGCGCGCGGTGCTGGCGGAACACGGTGAGGTGGTGGTGCATGACGATCTCTCCAACCACACCTACCGCTTCGGCCCCGACGACGTGGACGCCCTGTTCAAGCCGCCCACGCTGCACTGA
- the minC gene encoding septum site-determining protein MinC, which translates to MSATAPARPIEFRNTALGATIAILRETEPARLADELHKMLGGMPDFFNGEAAVLDFGALGQQPGRIDWAGLLSLLRRYQLQPVGIRNLDPALAAAARQAGLAILDHAEINDRPAAEAARPAPAPRVEPAPSATPVPPPIQAGTLFIDRPLRSGQQVYARGGDLVLLAGMSNGAEVIADGSIHCFGPLRGRALAGAQGNPAARIIATNFGPELVSVAGVYRTFERGIPEAIAGRAAQVRLNTAGADQTLDIEPLQLD; encoded by the coding sequence ATGTCCGCCACCGCGCCCGCCCGTCCGATCGAATTTCGCAACACGGCCCTGGGCGCCACCATCGCGATCCTGCGGGAAACCGAACCGGCACGCCTCGCCGACGAACTCCACAAGATGCTGGGCGGCATGCCGGATTTCTTCAACGGCGAAGCCGCCGTACTCGATTTCGGCGCGCTGGGCCAGCAACCGGGCCGCATCGACTGGGCGGGTCTGCTGTCGTTGCTGCGGCGCTACCAGTTGCAGCCCGTCGGCATCCGCAATCTCGACCCCGCGCTCGCCGCCGCTGCCCGTCAGGCGGGCCTCGCGATACTCGACCACGCCGAGATCAACGACCGACCCGCCGCCGAAGCGGCGCGTCCGGCCCCCGCACCACGGGTAGAGCCCGCACCGTCCGCCACGCCGGTGCCGCCCCCGATCCAGGCCGGCACGCTGTTCATCGACCGCCCGCTGCGCTCCGGCCAGCAGGTGTATGCGCGCGGCGGCGACCTGGTACTGCTCGCGGGCATGAGCAACGGCGCCGAGGTCATCGCCGACGGCAGCATCCACTGTTTCGGTCCGCTGCGCGGGCGCGCGCTGGCCGGCGCGCAGGGCAACCCGGCCGCGCGCATCATCGCCACCAATTTCGGGCCGGAACTCGTTTCGGTCGCCGGGGTTTACCGCACCTTCGAACGCGGCATCCCCGAAGCCATCGCCGGACGCGCCGCCCAGGTGCGGCTCAACACTGCCGGCGCGGACCAGACACTCGACATCGAACCGCTGCAGCTCGACTGA
- the minD gene encoding septum site-determining protein MinD has translation MRVIVVTSGKGGVGKTTTSAAFASGLALRGFKTAVIDFDVGLRNLDLIMGCERRVVYDLVNVINGEAKLNQALIKDKHCDNLFILPASQTRDKDALTEAGVEAVLKELEHMAFDYVVCDSPAGIERGAVMALTFADEAIVTTNPEVSSVRDSDRILGILQSKSKRAREGGEPVKEHLLVTRYSPKRVEDGEMLSYKDVQELLRVPLIGVIPESESVLQASNQGTPAIHLKGTDVAEAYTDVVARFLGEDRELRFVSYEKPGLIKRLFGGK, from the coding sequence GTGAGAGTCATCGTCGTAACGTCCGGCAAGGGCGGCGTAGGCAAGACCACCACCAGCGCAGCCTTCGCCTCCGGGCTTGCACTGCGGGGCTTCAAGACCGCCGTGATCGACTTCGACGTCGGCCTGCGCAACCTCGACCTCATCATGGGTTGCGAGCGCCGCGTGGTCTACGACCTGGTCAACGTGATCAACGGCGAAGCCAAGCTGAACCAGGCGCTGATCAAGGACAAGCACTGCGACAACCTCTTCATCCTGCCGGCCTCGCAGACGCGCGACAAGGATGCGCTGACCGAGGCGGGCGTGGAGGCCGTGCTGAAGGAACTGGAGCACATGGCCTTCGACTACGTCGTGTGCGACTCCCCCGCCGGCATCGAGCGCGGCGCGGTCATGGCGCTGACCTTTGCCGACGAGGCGATCGTGACCACCAACCCCGAAGTCTCGTCGGTCCGCGACTCCGACCGCATCCTCGGCATCCTGCAGTCGAAGTCCAAGCGCGCCCGAGAAGGCGGCGAGCCGGTCAAGGAACACCTGCTGGTCACGCGTTATTCGCCCAAGCGTGTCGAAGACGGCGAGATGCTGTCGTACAAGGACGTGCAGGAGCTGCTGCGCGTGCCGCTGATCGGCGTGATCCCGGAATCGGAATCGGTGCTGCAGGCCTCCAACCAGGGCACGCCGGCGATCCATCTCAAGGGCACCGACGTGGCGGAGGCGTATACCGACGTCGTCGCGCGCTTCCTCGGCGAGGACCGCGAGTTGCGCTTCGTCAGCTACGAGAAGCCCGGCCTGATCAAGCGCCTGTTCGGAGGCAAGTGA
- a CDS encoding ArsC family reductase, producing MTVVYGIKNCDTMKKAFSWLGEHGVAHRFHDYRKDGLDADTVRGWCAQVGWKALVNTRGTTWRKLSPEQQAIGSDEDAIALMLEHPSLIRRPVLLTPAGELLIGFEPERYEASLNHAEGGQK from the coding sequence ATGACGGTCGTCTACGGCATCAAGAACTGCGACACGATGAAGAAGGCCTTCAGCTGGCTCGGCGAGCACGGCGTGGCCCATCGCTTCCACGACTATCGCAAGGACGGGCTGGATGCCGACACCGTGCGCGGCTGGTGCGCGCAGGTGGGCTGGAAGGCGCTGGTCAACACCCGCGGCACCACCTGGCGCAAGCTCAGCCCGGAACAGCAGGCCATCGGCAGTGACGAAGACGCCATCGCGCTGATGCTGGAGCACCCCAGCCTGATCCGTCGTCCCGTGCTGCTGACGCCCGCCGGGGAACTGCTGATCGGCTTCGAGCCCGAACGCTATGAAGCCAGCCTCAACCACGCCGAAGGGGGGCAGAAATGA
- a CDS encoding GNAT family N-acetyltransferase, with the protein MKDKHYLSPLLEPRSVGVIGASERESSLGNVLVRNMLDAGYKGRLFAINPKHDTVLGIPCYKSVEDVPHRLDLAVIAVRAEKVAAIVDSCGRAGVKAVIVLSSGFSETGPRGALYERHVIEAARRHKIRLLGPNCLGIMRPELGLNATFAHASAVKGSIGLISQSGALCAAILDWAKPNNVGFSAVVSLGTSSDIDFGEILEFMISDPRTESIFLYVEGIRDARRFMSALRGAARVKPVLLVKVGRHPDVSRAILSHTGAPIGDDAVFDAALRRAGVIRLYNMGQLFAAANALFSHFRPRGNRLAIITNGGGPGVMAADRAADLGIPLSNFSEGTMEKLNVALPASWSRGNPVDILGDADVERYRKAVQAVLEGPNVDGVLVMLTPQAMTDPSGVADALIELEKTADKPVVTCWMGEDLVTDARHRFIEAGIPTFRTPEPAVELFSHISAYYRNQKLLMQTPASLSHLSPPSIESARLVIETALAERRKVLNEMESKALLAAFRIPIAQTVIARSATEAMVLAEEIGLPVVMKIDSPSIIHKSESGGVRLNLGSLAAVRTAYQEIQDEVRKNRPEAAINGVAIEPMILKRNGRELMVGVRRDPVFGPVITFGEGGNRVEANRDVAVALPPLNNYLAGDLIRSTRVHRLLGDFRNLPPVDMEALELVLLRVSEMVCELPWITEMDINPLIVDENGAVAVDARIVVDNVSPTADRYDHMAIHPYPSHLTSKWTVPDGVEITIRPIKPEDAELEVEFVRGLSTETKYYRFMNTMRELPPAMVARLTQIDYDREMAFLATIQVDGVEKEIGVCRYAVNPDGESCEFAVVVGDEWQHRGLARKLMGVLIETARSKGLSYMNGVFLANNDRMLKFVQGLGFVLTNDPDDSTIKLGVLSLQD; encoded by the coding sequence ATGAAAGACAAGCACTACCTCTCTCCCTTGCTCGAGCCGCGCTCGGTCGGCGTCATCGGTGCCAGCGAGCGCGAGTCTTCGCTGGGCAACGTGCTGGTCCGCAACATGCTCGACGCGGGTTACAAGGGCCGCCTGTTCGCGATCAATCCCAAGCACGACACGGTGCTCGGCATCCCCTGTTACAAGTCGGTGGAAGACGTGCCCCACCGGCTCGACCTCGCGGTCATCGCGGTGCGCGCCGAAAAGGTTGCCGCCATCGTAGATAGCTGCGGACGCGCCGGGGTCAAGGCGGTCATCGTGCTGTCGTCCGGCTTCTCCGAAACCGGTCCGCGCGGCGCGCTGTACGAGCGCCACGTCATCGAAGCCGCCCGCCGCCACAAGATCCGCCTGCTCGGCCCCAACTGCCTGGGCATCATGCGGCCGGAACTCGGCCTCAACGCCACCTTCGCCCACGCCAGCGCGGTCAAGGGCAGCATCGGCCTGATCTCGCAGTCCGGCGCGCTCTGCGCGGCGATTCTCGACTGGGCCAAGCCGAACAACGTCGGTTTCTCCGCGGTGGTGTCGCTCGGCACCTCGTCCGACATCGACTTCGGCGAGATCCTCGAATTCATGATCTCGGACCCCCGCACCGAGAGCATCTTCCTGTACGTCGAGGGCATCCGCGACGCGCGCCGCTTCATGAGCGCGCTGCGCGGCGCCGCCCGCGTGAAGCCGGTGCTGCTGGTCAAGGTCGGGCGCCATCCGGACGTCTCGCGCGCCATCCTGTCGCACACCGGCGCGCCGATCGGCGACGACGCGGTGTTCGACGCCGCGCTGCGCCGCGCCGGCGTCATCCGCCTGTACAACATGGGGCAGCTGTTTGCCGCCGCCAACGCGCTGTTCTCGCACTTCCGACCGCGCGGCAACCGGCTGGCGATCATCACCAACGGCGGCGGTCCCGGCGTGATGGCGGCCGACCGTGCCGCGGACCTCGGCATTCCGCTGTCGAACTTCTCCGAAGGCACGATGGAGAAGCTCAACGTCGCGCTGCCCGCGAGCTGGTCGCGCGGCAACCCGGTGGACATCCTCGGCGACGCGGACGTGGAGCGTTACCGCAAGGCAGTCCAGGCGGTGCTCGAAGGCCCGAACGTCGACGGCGTGCTGGTGATGCTGACCCCCCAGGCGATGACCGATCCGAGCGGCGTCGCCGACGCTCTGATCGAACTGGAAAAGACTGCCGACAAGCCGGTGGTCACCTGCTGGATGGGCGAGGACCTCGTCACCGACGCGCGCCACCGCTTCATCGAAGCCGGCATCCCCACCTTCCGCACGCCGGAACCGGCCGTCGAACTCTTCAGCCACATCTCGGCCTACTACCGCAACCAGAAGCTGCTGATGCAGACGCCGGCTTCGCTGTCGCACCTGTCGCCGCCGTCGATCGAGAGCGCGCGGCTGGTGATCGAGACCGCGCTCGCCGAGCGTCGCAAGGTGCTGAACGAGATGGAATCGAAGGCGCTGCTGGCGGCCTTCCGCATCCCCATCGCGCAGACCGTGATCGCGCGCTCTGCCACCGAGGCGATGGTGCTGGCCGAGGAGATCGGCCTGCCGGTGGTGATGAAGATCGACTCGCCGTCGATCATCCACAAGTCGGAATCCGGCGGCGTGCGGCTCAACCTCGGCAGCCTGGCGGCAGTCCGCACCGCCTATCAGGAAATCCAGGACGAGGTCCGCAAGAACCGCCCCGAAGCCGCGATCAACGGCGTCGCGATCGAACCGATGATCCTCAAGCGCAACGGCCGCGAGCTGATGGTCGGCGTACGGCGCGACCCGGTGTTCGGCCCGGTGATCACCTTCGGTGAAGGCGGCAACCGCGTCGAGGCCAACCGCGACGTGGCGGTGGCGCTGCCGCCGCTCAACAACTACCTGGCGGGTGACCTCATCCGCTCCACCCGGGTGCACCGCCTGCTCGGCGACTTCCGCAACCTGCCGCCGGTGGACATGGAGGCGCTGGAGCTGGTGCTGCTGCGCGTGTCGGAAATGGTCTGCGAGCTGCCGTGGATCACCGAGATGGACATCAATCCGCTGATCGTCGACGAGAACGGCGCGGTGGCGGTGGATGCCCGCATCGTGGTCGACAACGTCTCGCCCACCGCGGACCGCTACGACCACATGGCGATCCATCCCTACCCGTCGCACCTCACCAGCAAATGGACGGTGCCGGACGGCGTCGAGATCACGATCCGCCCGATCAAGCCGGAAGATGCGGAACTCGAGGTCGAGTTCGTGCGCGGACTGTCCACCGAGACCAAGTACTACCGCTTCATGAACACGATGCGCGAGCTGCCGCCGGCGATGGTGGCCCGCCTCACGCAGATCGACTACGACCGCGAGATGGCCTTCCTCGCCACCATCCAGGTGGACGGCGTGGAAAAGGAAATCGGCGTGTGCCGCTACGCGGTCAATCCCGATGGTGAATCCTGTGAGTTCGCCGTGGTGGTCGGCGACGAATGGCAGCACCGCGGACTTGCCCGCAAGCTGATGGGCGTACTGATCGAAACCGCGCGCAGCAAGGGGCTTTCGTACATGAACGGGGTCTTCCTCGCCAACAACGACCGCATGCTGAAGTTCGTGCAAGGCCTCGGCTTCGTGCTCACCAACGACCCGGACGACAGCACGATCAAGCTCGGCGTGCTGTCGCTGCAGGACTGA
- a CDS encoding D-hexose-6-phosphate mutarotase: protein MASASIDTLDFRGQPAISLATASGARAVVGLFGGQVLSWKPAGGEERLYLSDSAVFDGATAIRGGVPVCFPQFATEGALPRHGFARNRAWAVRTRRTGDDFAMLALGLDADDATRALWPHDFDLELTVLIEDSRLELELELTNTGTDDFAFTAALHTYLRVREVEESRLEGLYGSEYRDSADGGKLKRDSGDALLIEDETDRIYHAVQRPLLLREYDRSLGINAEGFPDVVVWNPWETRCAALPDMAALDFRRMLCVEAAVVQNPVRLAPQAQWWGRQTLVAL from the coding sequence ATGGCCTCCGCGAGCATCGACACCCTCGACTTCCGCGGTCAGCCCGCGATTTCTCTGGCCACCGCGAGCGGCGCCCGTGCCGTCGTCGGTCTGTTCGGCGGCCAGGTGCTGTCCTGGAAGCCGGCCGGCGGCGAGGAGCGGCTTTACCTCAGCGACAGTGCCGTGTTCGACGGTGCCACCGCGATCCGCGGCGGCGTGCCGGTGTGTTTTCCGCAGTTCGCCACCGAAGGCGCCCTGCCGCGCCATGGCTTCGCGCGCAACCGGGCGTGGGCGGTGCGCACGCGTCGCACCGGCGACGACTTCGCGATGCTGGCGCTCGGACTCGACGCCGACGACGCCACCCGTGCGCTGTGGCCGCACGACTTCGACCTCGAACTCACAGTGCTGATCGAAGACAGCCGGCTCGAACTCGAACTGGAACTCACGAACACGGGTACCGACGATTTCGCCTTTACCGCCGCGCTGCACACCTACCTGCGCGTGCGCGAAGTCGAGGAATCACGGCTGGAAGGCCTGTACGGCAGCGAGTACCGCGACAGCGCGGACGGCGGCAAACTCAAGCGCGACAGCGGCGACGCCTTGCTGATCGAGGACGAGACCGACCGCATCTACCACGCGGTGCAGCGCCCGCTGCTGTTGCGCGAGTACGACCGCAGCCTCGGCATCAACGCCGAGGGCTTTCCGGACGTGGTGGTGTGGAACCCGTGGGAAACACGCTGCGCGGCGTTGCCGGACATGGCCGCGCTCGACTTCCGCCGCATGCTGTGCGTGGAGGCGGCCGTCGTACAGAACCCGGTGAGGCTGGCGCCGCAGGCGCAGTGGTGGGGCCGCCAGACCCTCGTCGCGCTGTAA
- a CDS encoding sensor histidine kinase, producing the protein MARLHGLVPLLGASMPALAAEADAAGGGLTAFAIGLVAVALAGFGAGAWWRRPRVEAAGEAVLPAPDARGLLELIAMASDWVWTTDADHRYTRIGEGLRNRPGLDPRALLGRRPWEQAWDECEPVDWLRYRTQVEQRDAVTLQITCKGSDGALHYLELIGRPLVRNGEFAGYQGIGRDLTEQVATERALQESQQRYFEVVEAVNEVIFRTDTQGRLSFINGVWRNITGYRVEQSLGKPLVDFFHPDDRGGASEQLLAVASGRLPECHFELRLRTREGEIRWIEAACRPITDAAGSRLGIAGTLDDISSRKVAELTLKNINQELEARVRMRTSELEASNRELEAFSYSVSHDLRAPLRAIDGFARILEEELEEKLDETARSHLDRIRKATQRMAHLIDALIELARLTRQSLHKETFDISELALQVVEELRAEEPEREVEVEITRGLIVTADRTLVRVLIENLLRNAWKFSSRQAVARIAFRAERERERRVFCVADNGAGFDMAFAANLFRPFHRLHNATEFSGTGIGLATVQRIIQRHGGVIWAQSKPGEGARFYFTLGS; encoded by the coding sequence ATGGCCCGCCTTCACGGGCTCGTTCCGCTGCTCGGCGCCAGCATGCCGGCGCTTGCGGCGGAAGCAGATGCGGCCGGCGGCGGTCTGACGGCGTTTGCGATCGGCCTGGTGGCGGTCGCGCTCGCCGGCTTCGGTGCCGGCGCCTGGTGGCGCCGCCCCCGCGTCGAGGCAGCCGGCGAGGCGGTTCTGCCGGCCCCGGATGCGCGCGGCTTGCTCGAACTCATCGCGATGGCCTCGGACTGGGTATGGACCACCGACGCAGACCATCGCTACACCCGGATCGGCGAAGGACTGCGCAACCGCCCGGGGCTCGACCCCCGCGCCCTGCTCGGCCGCCGCCCGTGGGAGCAGGCCTGGGATGAATGCGAGCCGGTCGACTGGCTGCGCTACCGCACCCAGGTCGAACAACGCGACGCGGTCACGCTGCAGATCACCTGCAAGGGCAGCGACGGCGCGCTGCACTACCTCGAACTCATCGGCCGGCCACTGGTGCGCAACGGCGAATTCGCCGGCTACCAGGGCATCGGCCGCGACCTGACCGAGCAGGTGGCCACCGAACGCGCGCTGCAGGAAAGCCAGCAGCGCTATTTCGAAGTGGTGGAAGCGGTCAACGAGGTCATCTTCCGCACCGACACCCAGGGGCGGCTCAGCTTCATCAACGGCGTGTGGCGCAACATCACCGGCTACCGGGTGGAACAGAGCCTGGGAAAGCCGCTGGTCGATTTCTTTCACCCGGACGACCGCGGCGGCGCCAGCGAACAACTGCTGGCGGTGGCCAGCGGACGACTGCCCGAATGCCATTTCGAGCTGCGCCTGCGCACCCGCGAAGGGGAAATCCGCTGGATCGAGGCCGCCTGCCGCCCGATCACCGACGCGGCCGGGAGCCGGCTCGGTATCGCCGGCACGCTGGATGACATCTCGTCGCGCAAGGTGGCCGAACTCACGCTGAAGAACATCAACCAGGAACTCGAAGCACGGGTGCGCATGCGCACCTCCGAACTGGAAGCCTCCAACCGCGAACTCGAGGCCTTCTCGTATTCGGTCTCGCACGACCTGCGCGCGCCGCTGCGCGCGATCGACGGCTTTGCCCGCATCCTCGAAGAAGAGCTGGAAGAAAAGCTGGATGAAACGGCGCGCAGTCACCTCGACCGCATCCGCAAGGCAACGCAGCGGATGGCGCATCTGATCGATGCGCTGATCGAACTCGCCCGCCTCACCCGCCAGTCGCTGCACAAGGAAACCTTCGACATCTCCGAACTCGCGCTGCAGGTGGTCGAAGAACTGCGTGCCGAGGAGCCCGAGCGCGAAGTCGAAGTGGAAATCACCCGCGGCCTCATCGTCACCGCCGACCGCACGCTGGTGCGCGTGCTGATCGAAAACCTGCTGCGCAACGCGTGGAAGTTCTCCTCGCGCCAGGCCGTCGCGCGAATCGCCTTCCGTGCCGAGCGCGAACGCGAACGCCGCGTGTTCTGCGTGGCCGACAACGGCGCGGGCTTCGACATGGCCTTCGCGGCCAACCTCTTCCGCCCCTTCCACCGCCTGCACAACGCCACCGAGTTCTCCGGCACAGGCATCGGGCTTGCAACAGTGCAGCGCATCATCCAGCGCCACGGCGGGGTCATCTGGGCCCAGTCCAAACCCGGTGAAGGCGCGCGCTTCTACTTCACGCTCGGGAGCTGA
- the minE gene encoding cell division topological specificity factor MinE has protein sequence MSLLARLFGEKKKTAEIAKNRLSLLIAHERSGGAGTADFLPALQKDLIDVISKYVNVNPDDIKVQLDKQDNVEVLEVNIVLPEHGR, from the coding sequence ATGTCTCTGCTCGCCCGCCTTTTCGGCGAAAAGAAGAAGACCGCGGAAATCGCCAAGAACCGGCTGTCGCTGCTGATCGCCCACGAGCGGAGCGGCGGCGCCGGCACGGCGGACTTCCTGCCCGCCCTGCAGAAGGACCTGATCGACGTCATCTCCAAGTACGTCAACGTCAATCCGGACGACATCAAGGTGCAGCTCGACAAGCAGGACAACGTCGAGGTGCTCGAGGTCAACATCGTGCTGCCCGAGCACGGACGCTGA